ACAGATAAAAATCGCATCCGTCGGGCTGGTTGGTGTCGCCCTTGTGTGATCTGCCTCCACAAGCAAGCAATATCCCCCAACTCAAAGCTAAGCAATACCGTCCAGTACGCGCCCTCTGCAACGGCTGACCGTCCAGTACGCGCACAGCGCCTCCCCCGCCTCTCCGCCATCTCGACACCGATgtcccgcctccacctcctccgccgccgctgctccacctccatttccacctcgcCGCCTTCACGCTCCTGGTCTCCCCGCGCTGCCTTTGCCGCTGCCACAGAGCGCGTCCGCGCCGGGACGCTCAGCCCGGAAGACGCACACCACCTGTTCGACCAATTCCTGCGGCAGTCCACCCCAGTCCCCGAGCGCTCCCTGAATGGATTCCTTGCCGCCCTCGTCCGTACGCCGGCCTCAGAATCCTGCAGAGACGGgccctccctcgccctcgccctcttcAACCGTGTCTGCCGAGAAGAAGCCGGCCTGCGGGTGGCGCCGCCCACCATCTTCACCTACAACATCCTCATGAACTGCTGTTGCCTGGCGCGTCGCCCGGACCTAGGACTTGCCTTTTTCGGCCGCCTCCTCAGGACTGGCCTGAAGACAAACCAGAGCTTCGCCAACACCCTCCTCAAGTGCCTCTGCTGCGCAAAACAGACAGACGAGGCTGTCAGCGTGCTGCTTCATAGGATGTCCGACCTCGGCTGTGTGCCTGATGACTTCTCATACAACACAGTTCTAAAGAGCTTGTGTGAAGATAGCAGGAGCCGGCGAGcgctcgacctgctccagatgatGGCGAAAGAAGGAGGTGTCTGCTCCCCTGATGTGGTCACATATAACACAGTCATCCATGGCTTCTTTAAGGAAGGTGAAATAGGCAAGGCCTGCAATCTATTCCATGAAATGATGCAGCAAGGGGTTGTGCCTAATGTGGTGACATATAACTCGATTATCGATGCATTGTGCAAGGCCCGAGCAATGGACAATGCAGAGTTGTTCCTTCGCATGATGGTTGATAACGGTGTTCCACCAGATAAGGTGACATATACTAGCATGATCCATGGATATTCCACTTTGGGCGGATGGAAAGAGGCAACTAAAAAGTTCAGAGAAATGACAAGCAGGGGTCTTATACCAGGTATTATCACTTGGAACTCGTTCATGGACTCCCTCTGCAAGCATGGAAGAAGCAAAGAAGCTGCAGAAATTTTTCATTCCATGTCTGCAAAGGGCCACAAGCCTGATATCATCTCCTACACCACTCTTCTTCATGGGTATGCCAATGAAGGAAGCTTTCCTGATATGATGAGTCTCTTTAAGTCAATGGAAGGCAACGGTATTGTAGCCAACTGCCAAGTTTTCAACATATTAATTGATGCATATGCTAAACGAGGAATGATGGACGAAGCTATGCTCATATTTACCGAAATGCTAGGACAAGGAGTCAATCCGAGTGTAATCACCTACTCAATTGTGATAGCTGCACTTTGCAGAATGGGTAGGCTGGCCGATGCTATGGATACGTTCAGTCAGATGATTTCTGTTGGAATGAAACCGGACACAGTTGTTTATCATTCCCTAATTCAGGGTTTCTCTACACATGGCGATTTGGTCAAAGCGAAAGAACTGATATATGAAATGATGAACAACGGTATTCCTCGTCCAAACAGTGTATTCTTCAGTTCAATAGTAAACAGTCTATGCAAAGAGGGGAGGGTTGTGGATGCACATCATATCTTCGACTTGGTTAAAGACTTAGGTGAGAGACCTAACATCATTATGTTTACTACGCTGATTGACGGATATTGCTTAGTCGGTGAGATGGACAAAGCATTCAGAGTACTTGATGCCATGGTATTAGCTGGCGTTGAGCCTGATGTCGTTACATATAGTACACTTGTCAATGGCTATTGTAGTAATGGAAGGATCGATGATGGGTTGATTCTGTTCAGAGAAATGTTGCATAAGAAAGTTAAACCTACAACTGTTACATATAACATCATACTGGATCGATTATTTCGTGCCGGGAGAACAGTTGCTGCAAAGAAAATGCTCCATGAGATGATCGGAAGTGGAACACCTGTGAGCATGCATACATACGGCATATTTCTTAGAGGACTTTGTAGGAATGATTGCACCGATGAAGCAATTGCCCTGTTTCAAAAATTAGGTGCACTGAATGTGAACTTCGATATTACAATACTCAATTCCATGATTAATGCAATGTACAGGGTTCAGAGAAGAGAAGAAGCTAACAAGTTGTTTGCTGCTATATCAACCAGTGGGTTGGTACCTAATGCTTCCACTTATGGAATCATGATCAGAAATCTTCTAAAAGAGGGATCAGTGGAAGAAGCTGAAGACATGTTTTCATCAATGGAGGAGAGTGACTGTGCTCTCAGCTCTCGTCTTATAAATGATATCATTAgaacattattggaaaagggggATATAGTCAAGGCCGGAAAATACATGTCTAAAGTTGATGAAACGAGCATCTCACTTGAAGCTTCAACTAGTTCGTTGTTGTTGTCTCTCTTTTCCGGGAAAGGGAAATGTCGGGAACAAATAGAATTG
This DNA window, taken from Triticum aestivum cultivar Chinese Spring chromosome 1D, IWGSC CS RefSeq v2.1, whole genome shotgun sequence, encodes the following:
- the LOC123180245 gene encoding protein Rf1, mitochondrial — protein: MSRLHLLRRRCSTSISTSPPSRSWSPRAAFAAATERVRAGTLSPEDAHHLFDQFLRQSTPVPERSLNGFLAALVRTPASESCRDGPSLALALFNRVCREEAGLRVAPPTIFTYNILMNCCCLARRPDLGLAFFGRLLRTGLKTNQSFANTLLKCLCCAKQTDEAVSVLLHRMSDLGCVPDDFSYNTVLKSLCEDSRSRRALDLLQMMAKEGGVCSPDVVTYNTVIHGFFKEGEIGKACNLFHEMMQQGVVPNVVTYNSIIDALCKARAMDNAELFLRMMVDNGVPPDKVTYTSMIHGYSTLGGWKEATKKFREMTSRGLIPGIITWNSFMDSLCKHGRSKEAAEIFHSMSAKGHKPDIISYTTLLHGYANEGSFPDMMSLFKSMEGNGIVANCQVFNILIDAYAKRGMMDEAMLIFTEMLGQGVNPSVITYSIVIAALCRMGRLADAMDTFSQMISVGMKPDTVVYHSLIQGFSTHGDLVKAKELIYEMMNNGIPRPNSVFFSSIVNSLCKEGRVVDAHHIFDLVKDLGERPNIIMFTTLIDGYCLVGEMDKAFRVLDAMVLAGVEPDVVTYSTLVNGYCSNGRIDDGLILFREMLHKKVKPTTVTYNIILDRLFRAGRTVAAKKMLHEMIGSGTPVSMHTYGIFLRGLCRNDCTDEAIALFQKLGALNVNFDITILNSMINAMYRVQRREEANKLFAAISTSGLVPNASTYGIMIRNLLKEGSVEEAEDMFSSMEESDCALSSRLINDIIRTLLEKGDIVKAGKYMSKVDETSISLEASTSSLLLSLFSGKGKCREQIELLPAKYQIFDGIS